One segment of Xanthomonas oryzae pv. oryzae DNA contains the following:
- a CDS encoding type II toxin-antitoxin system RelE/ParE family toxin, translated as MEATADDIAIDNVPAAAALVKRVFAHVEQLIEPPDSGSRLQELKRSRYRQIVEPPCRVIYRLDGQRIVVVHVLRSERALRKRRISRWKRLTKRRRSRPVGAACAPCCMDNASTPVVNALSTPG; from the coding sequence TTGGAAGCGACTGCCGACGACATCGCAATTGACAACGTGCCCGCTGCAGCGGCGCTGGTGAAACGGGTGTTCGCGCACGTTGAGCAGTTGATCGAACCCCCGGACAGTGGAAGCCGGCTACAGGAACTCAAGCGCTCGCGCTATCGCCAGATTGTCGAACCACCTTGCCGCGTGATCTACCGCTTGGATGGGCAGCGCATCGTGGTGGTGCACGTGTTGCGCTCGGAGCGCGCGCTTCGCAAGCGCCGCATTTCACGCTGGAAGCGGCTAACAAAACGACGGCGCAGCCGCCCGGTGGGCGCGGCCTGTGCCCCGTGCTGCATGGACAACGCTTCCACTCCGGTTGTGAATGCACTGTCCACACCCGGCTGA
- a CDS encoding type II toxin-antitoxin system Phd/YefM family antitoxin, with translation MRTERVTTLKGQATELLAATERDKEPILITQHGLPSAYLVDVASYERMQQRMAILEGIARGEMAVAQGRTLTHEQA, from the coding sequence ATGCGCACCGAACGTGTCACCACGCTCAAGGGTCAGGCGACCGAACTTCTTGCAGCTACAGAGCGCGACAAGGAGCCAATCCTGATCACACAGCACGGTTTACCCAGCGCCTATCTGGTGGATGTTGCCAGCTATGAGCGCATGCAGCAGCGCATGGCGATCCTCGAAGGAATCGCCCGTGGAGAAATGGCAGTAGCGCAAGGCCGCACGCTGACCCATGAACAGGCATAG
- the trhA gene encoding PAQR family membrane homeostasis protein TrhA, which produces MPVSTNVTAPHYKSVPARRADIAVHAAGLFLAIVGGAWLVWRAHASQTMLLATCIYALGLLVMFACSAAYNFAPPQRQPMLRKFDHAGIFVMIAGSYTPFFLVALDGTWRWVMILSVWCVALFGVFAKLCLPGIAKGFWVAIYLLLGWAGIVVINQMIAGLDRVVLWLIAAGGAFYTVGVAFYVRKSLIYNRAIWHAHVLGGALSHWYAIWLCLRPLSEA; this is translated from the coding sequence GTGCCCGTGTCCACCAACGTCACTGCTCCGCATTACAAGTCTGTCCCCGCCCGCCGCGCCGATATTGCGGTGCATGCCGCCGGTCTGTTCCTGGCCATCGTTGGCGGCGCCTGGCTGGTGTGGCGCGCGCACGCCAGCCAGACCATGCTGCTGGCCACCTGCATCTATGCGCTGGGGCTGCTGGTGATGTTTGCCTGTTCGGCGGCTTACAACTTCGCTCCGCCGCAGCGCCAACCGATGCTGCGCAAGTTCGACCACGCCGGCATCTTCGTCATGATCGCCGGCTCGTACACGCCATTTTTCCTGGTCGCGCTCGATGGCACCTGGCGGTGGGTGATGATCCTCAGCGTCTGGTGCGTGGCCTTGTTCGGCGTGTTCGCCAAGCTGTGCCTGCCCGGCATCGCCAAGGGCTTCTGGGTGGCGATCTACTTACTGCTGGGCTGGGCGGGCATCGTGGTGATCAACCAGATGATCGCCGGGCTGGACAGGGTGGTGCTCTGGCTCATCGCCGCCGGCGGCGCGTTCTACACCGTGGGCGTGGCGTTCTATGTGCGCAAATCCCTCATCTACAACCGCGCCATCTGGCACGCGCATGTCCTGGGCGGCGCGCTATCGCATTGGTATGCGATCTGGCTGTGCCTGCGGCCGTTGAGCGAGGCGTGA